In one window of Miscanthus floridulus cultivar M001 chromosome 12, ASM1932011v1, whole genome shotgun sequence DNA:
- the LOC136495423 gene encoding probable fucosyltransferase 7 yields MDQKKVMRSHSSPWRGLAARRRWCQAAARPTTVLVIAVTVFAPLLLAVVLFGFRVTPSGANSTWVSAGVRVVLKAVSDQGTGGSSLATVPDPSDRLLGGLLSPDFDDSSCLSRYSAALYRRPSLHAISSYIVSALRRYESLHRRCGPGTPAYARAVELLRANASFATSSSSAASGGSCSYAVWTPIEGLGNRILSITSTFLYALLTDRVLLLHSSGDDLHGLFCEPFPGSTWILPAADKDNKDDFPIRGIEKLTDWWHHDSLGSVLRRGEDPGMAPWLYVHLRHDYTKDNRDQQFFCDDVQAKLRTVPWLVFRSDNYFVPGLFLMPRHEAELARMFPRRDVVFHHLGRYLFHSSNTVWGMVTRYHDSYFAKADERVGIQVRRFYWAPISTDDLFGQILNCTQREDILPGAAGGVPAAAKGSTAGGQPGKQKAVLVVSLHGEYSEKLRDLYHEHGAASGEAVSVYQPTHLGSQRSGEQEHNQKALAEMVLLSFSDAVVTSPVSTFGYVGQGLAGLRPWVLTSPVNKKAPADTPCRRAAAIEPCFHAPLDYDCRAKAKGDAGRRVRHIRHCEDFPRGVQLVD; encoded by the exons ATGGATCAGAAGAAGGTGATGAGGTCTCACTCGTCACCGTGGCGTGGATTGGCGGCGCGACGGCGGTGGTGCCAAGCGGCCGCGCGGCCGACGACGGTTCTTGTGATCGCGGTGACCGTGTTTGCCCCGCTGCTCCTGGCCGTCGTCCTCTTCGGCTTCCGGGTGACGCCCTCGGGCGCCAACAGTACCTGGGTCTCGGCCGGAGTACGCGTCGTCCTCAAAGCCG TGTCCGACCAAGGCACCGGTGGTAGTTCATTGGCGACGGTGCCGGATCCCAGCGACCGGCTCCTAGGCGGCCTCCTCTCGCCGGACTTCGACGACAGCTCCTGCCTCAGCCGCTACAGCGCCGCGCTCTACCGCCGGCCGTCACTGCACGCTATTTCCTCCTACATCGTCTCCGCTCTGCGCCGCTACGAGTCGCTGCACCGCCGCTGCGGCCCCGGCACTCCAGCCTACGCGCGCGCCGTCGAGCTCCTGCGCGCAAACGCCTCCTTTGCTACTTCGTCGTCCTCCGCCGCCTCCGGCGGATCATGCAGCTACGCCGTGTGGACCCCGATCGAGGGCCTCGGCAACCGCATCctctccatcacctccaccttCCTCTACGCGCTGCTCACCGACCGCGTCCTGCTCCTCCACAGCAGCGGCGACGACCTCCACGGCCTCTTCTGCGAGCCGTTTCCGGGCTCGACGTGGATCCTGCCGGCGGCGGACAAGGACAACAAGGACGACTTCCCTATCCGCGGCATCGAGAAGCTCACCGACTGGTGGCACCACGACAGCCTGGGCTCCGTGCTGCGGCGCGGCGAGGATCCCGGCATGGCGCCGTGGCTGTACGTGCACCTGCGGCACGACTACACCAAGGACAACCGCGACCAGCAGTTCTTCTGCGACGACGTGCAGGCCAAGCTGCGGACTGTGCCGTGGCTCGTGTTCCGGTCGGACAACTACTTCGTGCCGGGCTTGTTCCTGATGCCACGGCACGAGGCGGAGCTGGCGCGCATGTTCCCGCGCCGCGACGTCGTGTTCCACCACCTCGGCCGCTACCTGTTCCACTCGAGCAACACGGTGTGGGGCATGGTGACCCGGTACCACGACTCGTACTTCGCCAAGGCGGACGAGCGCGTGGGCATCCAGGTGCGCAGGTTCTACTGGGCGCCCATCTCCACCGACGACCTCTTCGGCCAGATCCTCAACTGCACGCAGCGCGAGGACATACTGCCCGGTGCTGCCGGCGGCGTTCCCGCGGCGGCCAAAGGCAGCACCGCCGGCGGCCAGCCTGGGAAACAGAAGGCCGTGCTCGTCGTGTCCCTGCACGGCGAGTACTCCGAGAAGCTCAGGGACCTGTACCACGAGCACGGCGCGGCGAGCGGGGAGGCGGTGAGCGTGTACCAGCCCACGCACCTGGGCTCGCAGCGCTCTGGCGAGCAGGAGCACAACCAGAAggcgctggcggagatggtgctgCTCAGCTTCTCGGACGCGGTGGTCACCTCCCCCGTCTCGACGTTTGGGTACGTCGGGCAGGGGCTCGCGGGGCTGAGACCTTGGGTGCTTACGAGCCCCGTCAACAAGAAGGCGCCCGCCGACACGCCGTGCCGGCGCGCCGCTGCCATCGAGCCGTGCTTCCATGCGCCGCTGGACTACGATTGTCGGGCCAAAGCAAAAGGTGACGCCGGCAGGAGGGTGCGGCACATCCGACACTGCGAGGACTTCCCGCGGGGTGTGCAGTTGGTGGATTGA